The following DNA comes from Castanea sativa cultivar Marrone di Chiusa Pesio chromosome 10, ASM4071231v1.
tgtctactatggtcaaccacaagtcttcaatattactctaaattatgtatttacatAATATATGTGCATAATATATCATTCCTACATAGTATATGCATAAAATATTTGCCAACAAATGCAATTTCCTCAaataattatcattcattatataacaatattattagtttaCAGTGGAGATTGTCcaatgtaaaagcaatttagagccatatagacactatgtttaaaatttttattttttacttcattcatttattcttcttcttatttttaaatttttttttttttttgcactttcaTATACGAAAAAGAAGTAACTTCTGCCTAGAATccatcaaattgaaaatttcttagagaaataagaaattcaagcttgaaattcaaagtaaagaattggcATTTTGGTagaaaggaataaaataattatcGCTACAAATTTGTTCTCCTTTGCAAGTCGGAGCTATTGACCAATCAGTGAGGCGAAAGAAAATCTAATCAAAGAATTGTGTTACaaaggggaagagagagagagagagagatcaatgGGAAGAGGAGAGCTCAGAATTAGTGACAACGAGGGTGTGAGGAGATAAAAAGTaataggaagagagaaaaattaagAGCTTACCATGAGAGAGAATGcgccaaaaaattatgtttcttaTGGCTACAAacgaaaataatatttataggatATGCAACGTgtaagagagagattgttttccaaaaaaaaaaaaaaaaggaaaacaacctatagaaaataagccttatttttattagggttttctGTTAACCAAATATAGTTTCCATTGATCATactttttttgtgctaccaaaaactgaaaatgtggaaaactatctttacagaaggTTTTCCAGTGAAACAAACAAAGTGAAGTGAAATGGTTTTCATGGATtccatcaaattttttaagattttacttTCCTTCCAAATCCATGAAATTGCTTCTATACTCTACTATTACTATTATATCCTCGTtagtaattactaattaatagtttataaggatataatgttaaaataatattttattattttgggttgattaAGTGGTTCAGGCTCTTCTAACAAAAAAAGTGATTTCTATGGCTGCGTGAATCATGATATCCATGAGATTTGAGTTTGAAGCCTCTAGTCAGCATCTTGGAGCCACTCTAAGAGATTCCTTTAGtaataacttcaaaaaaaaaaaaatctacctaCACAAAAATTTTGACTTCATTTTTGACGCTAATCGAGGtgtcaaaaatattttctctagtGGGCACAACGAGCAATTGTGTTGGCATCATTGAACTTATGTTCAATCCCAACTCAACGGATAGGGTCTCAACCACAAACGAACCTAGACGCATGACAAAAAAAGGTATGTCACGAGCTTGAATATCCAAaagttgagtttttattttgcCTTGAAAGAAGTGTTTGTATTTcatttagaaaggaaaaaaggacACAAACATTATTCTTAAAGTATCTACAAAGATTGGGtccgtttggtaatgttattctagtaacgttgtttaagtgttgtgaaaatatgtgtaggcgaaaaagtgttgtgaaaatacgtgttgtattgtttaaataacaaaaattacagtTTAAATAACACAACCAAATAGGTCACaagttgaaaaaattcaaatggtgGGTGGGACTTTATTACTTTGTGACAGGGAACTTGGTGATTCATGCTTTTTAGCAAAACACAGATGAGATGCTGAATTCGAAATAGCTGTGTGGTTTGTGGGTGGAAGAAACCACAGCATGAAAATTGAAAAGCCTAGTGCAAAGATATACTATAAATcaatgattaataaaattatttttttattaaataaaaattatggtgCCATGTCAAAACTTGTCGATTGATTTAGAAAGCATTTAGCACAAGGAAAAATGTCTCACACGGCAGGTGCATGAGACCTGCCTCTTACAGGCAAGTGGGTCATACACGTGTAGGGCCTACCTACTTATGAGAGACTGGTCTCATGCGCCTGTCGCATGATGTACCAGCTTTTAACACAAATACTTTAGATTAAAAATagaactaaataaatataaattttagtaaacaaataataatattattttatatcaatCTTTGGGTTGTATTGATTAGAccttttgtttcaaaatttcaaagttctAATATGCataaacacaataattttctttaattagtGGTTACtttacctaaaacaaaatccctAAAACTTTGagctctaaaaaaatttaaacccaACATTCTAAACCTATCTTATAAAGACATTGTGCCTTTGGTTAGTTTTGATGTTCATTAGTTTTGGCTTTCAATAAAGTTCCAGACTCATTGTctgctttctcaaaaaaaaaaaaatgaatagataaaTACAAAGTTGGTTACTAAATGCAattcataattaattatttttcacaaactaaaactcacaaaaaaaaaacaaaaaaaaacaaaaaaaaaactattcatcaatacaaattcctAAAACAAGagctttgtaattttgttaCATTACTTgattttatacataaaaaaaactgatattCAAATCTCCATTCTTGCTTAttataacaattgaattataataataataaaaaattaaaccaaatccTTATGGGCTTTGTAAGGACACAGTGCGCTCCATAGCCCAAATGAAATGGACAATGGCCCAAAGAGCACAaagaatttgttagagagtggacTTGATAATGAACGTTCAATGAGTTAAGATTAGGTCTATCACAATAGGCTAGCTAATATCAAAATGAACAAGACAAGCAATTTGAACAAGAAAAGTTCTCCTTGGTCAAGTCCGACGATCTTATATATTGCTCTTGAACTTATACAAAAATTTTAGTTCTTAGTTACACAGtgatttttcttagtttttgcttttgatCCTTTGAAAGGGAGTTCATTCCTTTTatatttcctctctctctctctctctctcgctctctctctctctctctctctctctctctctcatcttagCCCGTCACGTGTAGGTTAGAATGCTAATCTCTTTGATGCTTGGCCCATCAGTACATTCTTGAAGTCTTTGAGGGTAGCTGTAAGGTTGAAGTTACTATTTAGGTATTACTTCtacattaatgcggctagggggTTAGACGtagagtattcaatgcggtggtagtagcttttttctcaaatatttctcaattctcttTTGTCTCATCCCTTTTTGATGCTTATCCTTCTAAGCGTTGCCTGGTTCTTGGTGGGTGGTCGGACTTTAGGCTTGCACCCTATTAGCAGAGGAGGGATTATTCCTCGGACAACATTTTCAGCTCACTACGGCCTGTACTCTTCCACGGCCCAATAATTTGTTTGCCATCACTAGTATTTTTCTGTTCTCGGGCCATTTGACATCCTCGGGCGCGGCCCACGACCCAGTATATAGATCTGGGCCCTTCATCCCTATAGGCTTAAACCCCAAATTTGGAGAAAGCCAACATGCTTgtattaaaatctaaattctatattaaaaaaatgatttttaattaatacaATTCAAAGTAGGAATGACTAGGAAATTGTTTAtctgtttaattatttaaaatttaaataattttttctaagataGTATTGCCCTCTGTCGCTGTCTCTCTGTGCAAGCTTTCACATAGCTCCACAACAATGTCTCGATTTTAACGgagaaagggaaaaaatggCTGTCAAATGGGTTCATTCTATCTTTGTCAAATGGTTATAGAAGAAGTTACAAAGCCGtgtcaaaatcaaaatcacaattagaattttcaaatttggttTCTGTAATATATACGGAAAGTAGAATACTTCAAGGCAAAGAAAATTCCCATAGAGGGATGGATGGAAGGACCGGACGTCCGGTCTAGTCCTTTTCTCAGCTCTTCCTATTTGCCGGTTCAATTCAACATTGgccaacataaattttttttttcaaatttaaaattaaaaaatcaacgTTGGCCAACCAACATTACCCTGACTCAcactatttattaaaaaaaattaagagcacctcacttttacaataaatgttAAAGTAATTAGCAAGTTACTGGTGGCTAAATgatggattcaaattaaaaccataattcaccataaatttattataaaaatattgtaaatatagtacttgaaaagaacaaaaatatttttttaagagagtgtCAATTAATATTAACTGATTTATTGATACAAGCAAGATCAAATCTCAGATTTCTCATTAGATGACAAGAGACTCGCAGCAAAATTCATACCTTTGTCGTAAAAGTTGTGGATTTCAAGTAAGTTGCGGTAAAAATGGTAGATTTTGTTTCAAGCACTATCAttactctatatttttttaaccgGTTTGTCAACACGTCAGTACGCCACCTTCGAaccggggaaaaaaaaaaaaccaaaataatgacaatcttttttttgaaaaacactaattaattgaagaaaaaaaaaaaaaaaaactatattctcttttctctctctctcacacgcTCTCTACTTGTTTTGGTTTCTCTCTCTAACCCCAAACCTCAACCAGTTCAcgatctctctctctgattTCATTTTCTGAGCGATCAATTAcataagaaagaagagaaaatcaGAGGCTTCGAGCACCATGTCGATGTCCGATTCCGATTCGACGTCGTCTTATGGTTCCGACTACAAGAATTTCAGACAATCCAGCCGCGAGCGTGagttcaatctctctctcactttgtttctttcattctcgattaatcaatttttattcCGTGTAATTTACACGATTCGATAGTTAAGTCATTTCTCTGACAGTATTTTACTTTATCTATTAGtggttcattttattttacttttttctttcaaatttggTGGAATTAGTAAGAAATAGAACCAAATTAGTGAAGTTATTAGTTcatttcttacaatttttttggttaagataTAAGGCTTtgtgaataattaattttaatcggTCGTTTATATTACTTGCAATTTGGAATGCAATTGATCAACTATCATAACAATGTATTTCAATGGTTAATGCATTTATTAACAAACTCTTAGTGTCAAAGCTTCCAGATTCTGTGCCTTGCTTCGACGGTCATACTATTTTTGaagaacaataatttttattattactagtaTTTGAAAATAGTTAGGGTGGCCATGAATTGAAGTTTAGTAAGCCAGTAAATTGAGGTTCAGGTTGCATACATTTTTAACCAAACGACTATGACGTTTCTGCGCGACTGCCTTGAATAGTTGTGTTGAGTAAAGGAAAAATGAGTATAGGTTAATCTATTGGCGGTTTCATGATATTGGAATATTGGAGCGAATCTTGGGTGGTGAATAGGGACAtgaaaaacaatgaatttgCCTTAAAAATATTACGGTCTGGATCAATGGTCATTCCTAGCTCAATAAACTGCGTATCTAGTTAAGTTGTCCTTGAATACCGGTGCTGTTTGGTTTGGTGAATTTTAGATAGTTCTTTTCTTTAGTAGAaacttatatataattattttttggcaACTAAATGTCGATTAGTGTAAAAGATGTTTGTTCAAAGCTTGTTTGTATGTTGATTCGGTTATGGATGTCATAAGTTATTTGGTTATTATGAAgtgatatgtgtgtgtgggcGTGCATTATTGTTTGATATGAAGAGAGAGATCAGGGAGAAAGATTAGGCAGTGCCAAATTATTGACTGATAGCTTagaaattgactttttttttaaaatttaaatcctatgTATGCGCAGGATTATTGCATGAAATGCTTCGGTCATCCAAAACAGGGGATTCAAAATCAACTTGGAAGGTATATGCAGCTTGTAGTAGTTTTCTGTAATTCAAAATGTTTTTGGTAAGCTGTACTTTTGAGATCATTTGGTGTTTTTTTCtccttagagaaaaaaaatgcacatgTACAAGGGTACTATGAGTCTTCACTAACCATGCTTTTTTATAACCCATGCGCTAGTTATATAATTTATGCATTTTCTTCCTGCACTGctgaatatttttgtttgtcATCTCTCTTGTAAATGCTTGGTGCCCTTTTATTCGCAGatccttaaatatatatatatatatatatatatatatatatatatatatttactagtAACTTATTTGTCAAATTTTCTGTCCTTAACCTCTTTCCTGTAGGTACTTATCATGGACAAACTTACTGTTAAGGTGATGTCTTACTCGTGCAAGATGGCAGATATCACAGACGAAGGTGTTTCATGTAAGAATCATAGGGACATTTTCTAAAATGCTATTCTTTCCCCCCTCAattatgttcattttattttcttcttagtCTATGCAATGTTACTATCTGCTATAAGGAAAATTTTTATGCGTGTGATATTTAATATGTATTGTTTGTTTTAtaagtaatatttaatacatattgTGCTCACAGTTATCCGTCAACACACATTTAGCTGACTAGTTAATATGGTGTTGACGTATTGCATGGTACTTCATATTGATACCACCATTGTCTTCTATTTCCTAGTGATGCTTTGTTGCCTCTGATGCAACAATGTCAATTCCTACCGGGGAGTTTCCCTTAAGATAAAAATGGTCCTTTGACTTTTGGTTGTCTCCCCAAGGCTGATGGTAATTAGTAGAGTTATATGATCTATCTCATGGTCCTGGCACACCCTGCTTTTGTTGGTCATGCCCATCACATTTGATTCTTGAATGTCACAGATTACTGACATTTACATGTACATTTTAGTCTATGAGGGGAGGAACTGAGGAAATTTGATTGTTGTATGTGCAGTGCAGCTGAGgagtacatatttttttaatttatatatatatatatatatatatatatatatatatatatataaaaatataaaaataaaagtctatATGTTTTTGAGATAGAGATTAATGTATGTTTATTgttagaattttaattcttgttCCAATTAGTAGGGaaggttgaaatttttttatatttcaaaaggTTACAATTTAGATTTGTAGAACTTATTTTAATAGTAATgtagtttaatttattttagatcATAAGCAAATGAAGTGATTTGTGAATGGTAGTCTGaaggtaacttttttttttcttttctaaaagtATTCTTTatcaaaccccccccccccccccaaaaaaaagaagatgaaagaaaTGGTTGTCTCTTAGTCCTTGAAATAGGAAAATTGCTCATCATTAGTACTAGGAGCTATTTTTCTGCTGCATAGTGTTTATTTGACCACCCTTGCAGTCCTATGGCCTGATCTGGCTATTATTGATCAATCAGACAAGCTGATAAACTAGGTAACTCCATGGACTACTATACTGTTTGTACCCATTTTTCCTTATAGAGCCTTTGTTTTTGAAGAGTTTGTTATGTTATTAAGCTGGAAGGCTGTTACactgcatttttatttttgatttataCCAATTGGGATAATGGTTTAGGTGATGAGACAAGTGAAAAGCTATATTGGATCGCATTTTCATTTTACTATAATTAGTTGGTTTGTTGCCCTTTCCCCTCCCATTGGGAGCAAAacttattaagaaaaaattagttGGTTTCGTTGCTCTGAAGTCCTCAGATCTTCAATTTTTCCTGCAGTGGTAGAAGACATATACAGGAGAAGGCAGCCATTACCATCCATGGATGCTATATACTTCATCCAGCCATCCAGAGAGAAgtaatttttctccttttattaCTGTTAACATATAATCTTATTGCTCATTAAGGGTAGTTGCATATATTCTGTTTTCTGGTTGGTTGAGGAACTGTAGCTGTCTTAatatccatttttattttacaatatttcgGTCAGTTCTGTTATGGAAATGGAATAATGAATTTAGAGACTTTGTCTCCCACTCCTCGTAGTTTTGATTGCAAGGTTTTGTCCTTTTAATCTCATACGGATGACTGCAGTGCCTTATGGTTGCTTTCGTTTTTCGGTTGATTTAGTTTTCAGAGTGGTGAAAGCCTGAATACACTAGCTTATGTTTTGCTACTGCTATATTCAGTAGTTGCTGTATAGAGATCAGTTGTCTTACAATAAATGGAGTCCTGAAGTTTCGACTCTATGGCACAGGAATCAAAACTTCTGCTGCAGTTGATACTAGTAATGCTGAAACTTTTTGAACATATGCCTCATTATGCCTACATCATCAAtaatttctgtgtgtgtgtgtgtgatattTCATTGTTAAGTAGCACATTTTGATTTTAAGTTTTTCTGTTACTCTCTGTTAAGTGAGCAAAATTatgttttcctatttttatagcaCAGATGCATGGGTGGGACCTTTttaactctctttctctcacacaCATTTATTTTGCAGTGTTATAATGCTCTTGTCAGACATGGCGGGGAAAGCACCATTATACAGGAAGTATGTGAAGgatctttattttcttatttttgccTTGCAGTTCCCCAAAGCTGTTTTGGTTTTCTTGTGGTTTTTTTAATCAATGTCCTTTGTATTTGTGAAGGGCATTTGTTTTCTTCAGTTCACCTATTTCAAGAGAACTGGTTAACCACATCAAGAAGGATACAACTATTTTACCTCGAATTGTTGCACTGAAAGAGGTATAGTTCTCTTGTTTTGGAAAATACTTTTTGGATTGGTGTTGGGGCTGAAACACTTCATATTTCAGCTAGTTGtattgttttcttgttttccaTTGTTGATTGTAAACTTATTAGTGGACGTTGATATATTtccatttggatttgaaatgcAGATGAATTTGGAGTACTTTGCTATAGACAGCCAGGTATCTGATTCTACTTTCAGTCAACTTGTTAATACCATTTGCATGATATAGATAATTGTGTATTTAACATAGATGATGGATTTatcttcttaaaaattatcatgaATTTTGTATAgaaaactcttttttctttgtatctTTAGTGAATTTAACAAACCATTGTTGCTGATGACGTGTGTTCCATGAATGTACCTGTGGAACATTGACTGCATATTTTAAAATGCTTAATCAAATAGTATTTGTTACctgtcaaaaaaaaagtatttgttgGCTGCTGCACTCAAATTTTAACCTTTGAGATACCAATCATGCAGATGTTTTTGGCAATTgtccacattttttttagagattctAAATActtatatcatttttgtttaacaTGGTTCAGTTGTTTGTActctaaaatgtaaaatattgggtgttacttttgaaaaaatatcCTAGCTCTAGCCTTCTCCCCACTGTTTTGCTAAATTTGATATGAAGCCAATAACATGGAATTGTGGGCTAAAAAGAGAAGAATTAGTTCATTTATTCCCCTTCAGAAGGAATTTTCAACATAGACACATTTGAATGTGCACCCTAATAACACTTGAACCATGGGCAAGGCGGTACTGATATTTTATATCATAGTGATTagtgacttaaaaaaaaaagtagtgattAGTGACTTATAGGGTGACTATAATGAGGAAACTTTGATGTTTGAAGATGTCTTCTTTTTCTAGATGATGTGGAACCTCACCAAGGCAAGGCCCTTTGGACCCACCCCTGGGGAGTAAACTAGGGATACACAATCTCACCCACCAAAACCGTGTATTAGGTAATCTAGGAGTACTCCTAGTGGGGATTGAACCTAGGATGTCTAGGTTTACAGTTCATCCCAAGCCTCTAACCACTTGGCTGCACCCTAATGGGTTTTGAAGATTACTATATGATTTCAAATAAAGCCCTTGTTTAGTTCTTAAAATTCTATGCTAGTTCCCAAGCAGTTGGAAAAATATACTTTTACCAATAGCCTGACCTTATAATCATTTAAGTTCAAGCTGGAAAAAGAGTAGTTTGTTGTGGTTTAATTATATAATGGTCAAAGCTTACAGTTTGTACCTATTGATGGAACTATGTTATTAATGTCATGGTCTTTCTTGTCTTTGATTTTCTTCAAACAGGGTTTTATCACCAATAATGAGAGGGCTTTAGAGGAACTTTTGGGGGATGAGGAGAATACTCGCAAAGGTGTTATGTGTTTGAATGTGATGGCTACCCGAATTGCTACAGTTTTTGCTTCACTAAGGGTATATAGATTTAGTTATTTCTAAATTTGATTTATTatgtattaaaaattttctgaaccatatttatgtttaaatttgatCAGGAATTTCCTATGGTACGCTTCCGTGCTGCTAAGTCCTTAGATGCAACTACAATGACAACCTTCCGTGATCTAATTCCTACAAAGCTTGCTGCTGGAGTCTGGGACTGTATTATGAAATATAAATCACTTCCTGGCTTTCCTAAGACAGAAACATGCGAGTTGCTAATCCTTGACAGATCTGTAGATCAGGTTTTTAGGTGCATGTGTTtgttatgaatttataatttggtTACTGGTATATTGTCTATGTTGATTATGATGAATatacttgttttaaaattttagattgcTCCTATCATACATGAATGGACATATGACGCCATTTGCCATGATTTACTGAATTTGGAGGGAAATAAATATGTGCAAGAGGTAAGTTCtgccatttcaaaattttataaatgctTTGGATTCATATGCAGTCTCTTTGGGATATTGTACATTAATGGACTGTACTGTTCAGGTTCCTGGCAAAACTGGTGGTCCACCTGAGAAGAAAGAGGTTCTTTTGGAGGATCATGATCCTGTCTGGCTTGAGCTTCGACATGCACATATAGCAGATGTATTTCTCATgtttatactatatatatgtgtgtgtgtgtgtgtgtacaaaTGCACATATAGCAGATGTATTTCTCATGTTTATACTGTGTGTGTGCGCACACACGCGCACAATACTTATGCATTTTGAATGAATATCTTCTCAGGCTAGCGAGCGGTTGCACGAGAAGATGACCAACTTCATTTCAAAGAATAAAGCAGCACAAATCCAACATGGTTCAAGGTTGATGTaaactcattaatttttttcatcagTGAATGATAGTGCATTTTGTAACTGATTACAAGACTATCATAGCAAAACAATTGtagccataaaaaaaaaaactattatagcAAAACAATGTTTCCAAGTTCGTGTAACCCTTATTTAAGTAGAGCATTTAACATGAGAAGGTTGATTTTGATTGCCTAACATCTCATTGAAGTACTAAATAAGCATTGTTATTCATATTTACCATGTAAGGTGGACCTGTGTCCTCAAAAATGGTTAACTTTTTGGATGTACTCCCTCCGTCTCATATTgagtctctttttcttttatgagaTGTACCCAAAAGAGCGTGCACTTTCAAAAAGTGAAGGAGTCTTCCCccaaaaatttctttcttttccttatcTATTAAAATAGTTTATCATTGAAAGTCATGCCCACCTTTATAACCATGAAGGTATTTTGGGAAGATTATTGTACTTTTTTGTTCTTAATTACAAGTCATGTCATAACTAGAATACTCGTTTTGGGATAGAGGGCTTTTACTAGTCCTCTGTGTATTCTCCCTGTGCCTGAGTTTTTCCtctctaattttaaaaatttgttacccatagaaaacaaacaaattgaagATTGCGAACCATTGTGGTCCTTGTATTTATCCTTGATAGAGAGACCATAACAAGATTAGGTAAAGATTGATTATTTACTATGGGTCAAAAGGAGGAAAAAACCCTTATTATGACTCAGCATTTATTTAGATTAAAGTTCCTGCAATATTCCTAAATTTGTTAACAGTTTAGAGGAACGATGTccaaaattaatcatttttagtGCTCTGTATCA
Coding sequences within:
- the LOC142613417 gene encoding SNARE-interacting protein KEULE; amino-acid sequence: MSMSDSDSTSSYGSDYKNFRQSSRERLLHEMLRSSKTGDSKSTWKVLIMDKLTVKVMSYSCKMADITDEGVSLVEDIYRRRQPLPSMDAIYFIQPSRENVIMLLSDMAGKAPLYRKAFVFFSSPISRELVNHIKKDTTILPRIVALKEMNLEYFAIDSQGFITNNERALEELLGDEENTRKGVMCLNVMATRIATVFASLREFPMVRFRAAKSLDATTMTTFRDLIPTKLAAGVWDCIMKYKSLPGFPKTETCELLILDRSVDQIAPIIHEWTYDAICHDLLNLEGNKYVQEVPGKTGGPPEKKEVLLEDHDPVWLELRHAHIADASERLHEKMTNFISKNKAAQIQHGSRDGGELSTRDLQKMVQALPQYSEQIDKLSLHVEIAGKINGTIRELGLRELGQLEQDLVFGDAGMKDVIKFLTTKEDTTRENKLRLLMILAAIYPDKFEGEKGLNLMKLAKLPPEDMNAVHNLRLIGGSSDTKKSSTGTFSLKFDMHKKKRGARKDRTGEEETWQLSRFYPMIEELIEKLHKGELSKDDYPCLNDPSQTFHGTSQTAAVNHAPVANPAQSKRTHKWARPRNSDDGYSSDSILRHASSDFKKMGQRIFVFIIGGATRSELRVCHKLTTKLKREVVLGSSSIDDPPQFITKLKMLTAHELSIDDLQI